The window tctcagctgactgcaggtttccccaatcttataaacagtacatttgcataatgactgaaaccagcccactgaaggaacaatgagctgggaggtcagttccttcatcatagtTATGATGATCGTTAAAATGCAAATTCATGACTATTggtcaacaaccactgatcaaaggccatgagtcccattcacagagagttggggaatggctgcaaacacagcattgtaagatggtgacagatgcacccttaggccccctcctccattcagagattCATATAAATTGCCTCCTTGGCTccacgctcaaaccagcgttcctccctgtccaggaggtgtacatcctcatcattgaaagagtgtccactggcctgtaggtgttgtaatatttaaagaaattaggtcactgctgaactgtatataaccatcatcctaaacattacattaattatcatttcatcaaagtgtttattgaagctgctggcattatgttataagttatattataggggttatcataatcaaatattaacatgtttattacaggtgcggttataactactttaaaatgattgagttaatatatatatatatcataactcagagcctgagtatatggttacagtaaaatagtagctgagcaaaggcctgaatgtattcagcttcttgtggtatttgagtttgcttagttacaggtgacgaaaggatgtccagtccatggggacctcaaaggcctgagatcttcaccatatttggagggatggggaacttctgtgtctgcagttatctcttaaaatacatggatgttttgtacatgcaaattatgtgcttgtaaacgcaagaaggggcgttacaataccctgatgttataaaagcaatctagagtgtattttgggtagagatgtacaactgatgttttgcagtttgcacctctccacgctgcgtgcattcattaaaatcaattgtttgaccgacctcttctggaccatcattgttttactctcgtcctcaatttcgaacccgtaacatttggtgcattggccgagggttgagggggagaaagttggaggttgagactgagagggtccaaggtgctcaaacagccagacacgagtcagtggtcgaagtgagtggacataagccggcttattcaaaggtaaggcactacctgttgaattatttccaaacagtgctgaattggttctgacaaaattgaaagtctactcactgaaaattactggtaaaggtctgttttgattttggtgaaaatctcatgagaattgaagttgaagtaatgataatgtaaggttaagtgacagtactgattaaaggaaatgcagttggactgctaaggaaagagaatttaaagtagttggactactgaataggaataggtaaaagttacggaaataggaaaaggacaagttaaagtagttggactactgaatttaggatataggtcatttgaaatctgtatatggtcatacagttataattgaatataaagctgggcttggacatcaatacAGTCGGTTTTgtggtttcataggatgtctttaaaacataattaaatttctgtagGACGGAACTGTGGGAAGTTCTAGGAAGTGCATCGCCCAGAGGTAACGCTTGCCGGAGTCGGGGACGCTTAGGCTCCGTCCTCTATGAGGGatagtcagttggtcactgtggagcttggggcactccagaataactagtggttggaccactttgccgtttggaacggtttatgcacttttttgggCAGTAAAGCTTGGAgcttgggcgttggacgcttttaaatttacttagGATATTTAGGGATTAGAGCAGATACAGTTTGGAACTGAGACTGTCATTGATGatcaaaaacttggagtttgtcccttggagggttaattcaaattttgtctaaattatgTAGGTTGTGCAAtttaaggccttgtaaatattatttaatttatcagacgtctctgtgttataatttctatgtttgtatataggctctgtctgccacgggcgctgcagcaggctggttattttgagagtgtgtctgtgtctatgtaaatgagatgcctgtgacttatttagagtgacatttcctgtttactaatgagtggctaatgactgactgcagagcctgggtgaaggacgacgtatattggtgttttaagggaagaattgcttttatttctactttgttggcattacggttgttaaatacgatGATTACTTTATGATAGatgtctgtctcattttgcatgtgtgcgattggctttcaaatgtagttttgtaatgtaacctgtacactccatggaggaaatagaccatggagttttggaagacgatagcagagatatgactggctttacgtttagtcttgtgttgactccaattacggatggtcagacagggctggttgaaacagaggtgcgtgtttgctgtgaaataggggccactgaccatgactcaaaacacaaaggctgtgagattaaaaattactgtgagtaacggtttgacttttgactagggaaataatatgcttgCTTTTGGGgctatgaagatatttgaccttgagtgatgttatgagaggttgagtttatttttctgtttaaaaacacataagtatatgcacttagtacacccactcaagaaatgattgtgtgactgatgctacaaaactgacctaaagaatggtgatgtgtgtggagaagtgttagttgtcctgatgtgtgaaagagcgctattaaaatgtgtgtgagtgaaaatcAGGCtattgtttttagataaagatttagtagaattactgattatttgtagactgaaattaaaaggaagtctctgcagaagctgtagaaacaggaaaccgtgtgtgtgtctgggacaggaaatgcatgcccataaaagggaagctcacggtgacaagtgtgcacccagagtagagagagagatttaactctgggcagatgaagcaaaagggaggttttaagataaaaatgaatatgatactaattatatgctttagtgtgccaatacaggtggactctctCAACTTTGCAACCTtgagttcagcagcagaaaagtagattaaaaggattgggagaaaataagccagtctttggctcgaaattgtgcagcttgagctctcactttgtccttgaccccgagaagaaacgcaaaggacagtcaatttcctgatgaagacagatagaacatcgtggacgtgaagaagtaacggaagctaaaagacagtgcaggcgaaagcagtaacactgacaacgactgatgagtccagcagcatggaagaaagcacgtgatgcaacatgcatgctggtgaagaacagcgtgatatgtctgcttgaaggcactgactgtcatatttgccaagcctggagcaatcttggaagaaaagactgaaaagatgaatggagaagaaaacagagcaaatgaaaataagactgaaggaagaggaaatactgaaagatcaaaacagagaagaaacacactgtgtttgctggagctctgaagcccgaacaggacactgtgaacgaaaaggaccagtgagagatgaagctggacgagtttgactgcgagaagatagagatgattggattgaaattgaaCCCTGAACTTGTGAttgtttagggatgtccaccacagcacaacaaagaggtaaacaatacaaaaggaaaagataatcaaaataactgacaattatattaatgaatagaaaacacacatatataaattgttacatgtgagattatttttgaaacgaatcagaagtgagatagtttgaatgtagagctcagtgaaaagatgcattaattaaatatgaatacatgaaaatgcaataaatacataaggatgcaatgaagaagcagcttacactcatgcaatgaagaaactgcttacacttaattaagatgatcacctggcatgcaatgaagaaaacagcttacactgcatttacatgaccacataacgcaaggaagaacacgcttacatacatgacataattggtatttttgactagaaaaagagaaatgggtcgtttaggcacccgtgataataatgcaaatgtcttagtttgttatttttaggagcaaagcagacccGGACCAACTCTCCAGATCCAGCAGTTGGAAGAAAATTGTAGGTTAACgccaatggatatgttaaggcaagtttctggttgaattgttcacagaaTCATGTGTCCATGAACCTGGAAAACAGGCCCTAGCTCCTGGCTGAAGATTAGGAGtgcttatttaaggtgggaaattaaaatagagggttagtaattcggggaaagaaaaaactgactgcttaactGGAGAATTGGGAAGGAGTTTGAAAGACTGCGAAGCCATAGatgcataaataacacacacaaacagaaaatggatTAACTCTAAAAAGACAAGCTCATGAAGTTTAATGCATAGAGACATTGAATAAACCTGGTTAAGAACATAAgcatatgcaatgaagatctgcttgctgcttgtatgagtgagagaatggtgtgaatggttaataaaattgatggaaagatttaaaaagatggaaaaaacacaagaaaagtattaaagcagttttaaaagggtgacttaggagtgctctcgtactgattgataaaaacaagtgattagtatagaaagaaaatgaaaataattgaataatgtgataagctttaaacatgtatttatcttgtgactgagtatgaaaattagttggagagctaatgtgagtgatgacagaggagcttgctgtgtgtgtgtgattgaggccttgaaGGAGGAGTAGACAGttcagaggtgcaaatttgattaagaggtttataaattagtgttgacatattgtgagaacgtgcttatatgttaggttgaatgtgaggttggtaaagtgcttaaagggggatattgtgtacgaaacggtgtagctttttacgttttggctgtgttctatggctgaaatttaagattgttgaagatttttgaggttgttgttttatttttaaagagggagttttaataaacatggacatgtttaaggggttttgtaacagtgcacttataaagaaaaaacctgtcaggtgattttgttttgtactttgatgagctaatactcagctctcttttttttctcatttttgttctaagcaggcctgcaaaagacaacaatgaataacggcgccgacaatagtctcaggaaaacaaaaagtaaggtgaccttttccgaattacaatgggtcagattgtgggtccctgtctaagaggattgcagcgagccaatccagtccaaacgTATAAAGAACTACTTTACTAGaaacaactaaaaagaaaataaatgaataccgactggacactgacaaaagactggactaaggttggacacatgactgataattgttctgttttaacttttcctttataacacaggttggatcataagtggagaaagtgagtataaaaggtgatgttctaGTTAACatacaggcttttgtttataggacgtttcaaggatgcaggctgtggatggagccaagaagggattttgacatgatgattaatttgatttcattccttaaacacaggtttgaaggcccggagcaactatacctaatatgatatgattaacttttcttttaattccctaacctgagtgaaggattttgagtttgtaacacatgagatgtgtcacaaaaaggggggtcttaatatatgcgattagctacatgaaatgtgctcttttagggttactaagcaaatgtctacgtgacctttacctaacaacctttgtgatgataaacttgtttaccgacttgctctcttgtagaacatacagacttaggaaaggggaacctcagctctgagttttgagaataactctgttaagttgacaggaaacacgtcggaatagccatatagggcaaatgtattagagcttgtaattaaatgtgggacttgaaaagaggaagcaaatttggtacaggacgtacttgagatgatcagatgagagaaggagaaggtcaggaatagtttaaagtaagattgagaaattaaatggggtaaaagggggtgtagcttcagggcagttcacagcccggcgtaaacgcaaggtgctgtcacacagcttaagttatttggttgatttattttatgacaaaataataaggaaatattaaaaatatacaacacgttgaggagatctcttttgttatattttagtgtttaacatggaagatgcctctctggagcttctctcctgatgctaccccaccaaaagacgcttatccatagagaccatgtcagctcccaaacagacaacaacaaaccaagactagcaataaacaatctaaacataaataataacaaataaagaacaatacagaataaaaatttgaaccgaagaataaaatagtgaaatgtggattattaaatattaagtatttctcttaaaaggtctctgttagctgacgccaagcggtcgcagcagatggctgcccgtacctgagtatggttctgccggaggtttcttcctgttaaaagggagtttttccttcacactgttgccaaagtgctggctcaatagggggtcacaagattggtgggtttttctctgtatatatgaagcaccttgaagcaatttttgttgtgatttggcgctatataaaaaaaattaaatgggaatgtattgaagtaaacttaaatgtcataaactaggaattagttcatttctcaggggagaaatgaaaaaaaaaaacaaaaaaaaaatggggactggtgttaggaacaaaagctgtatttttaatatgaatctggttatgatcttgttttatgtactttaataatgaaggctggcttgtagagcaaggccaccttttactcacaaacaagtgctcagccagactgaaaaacaggaagctttagtgcacaaggcatattaataaatatagacacaaaaagaggaactccccatataaacaacattcaaaatgtgtgaagtataaagtaccgaaataacactatataagtcacagctgatgattctaatgttagagagctcttgcaactggcgtctgagctgtgcagaggtcgctcttaagacaggtacttatgtaggttagcataaggttgagtccaacagaagcaaggcaccccaaatgtgcacagcatgcagcaagggtggccaaaataatataggaaacagcacatgtagggagagaacactcactaaaagttctgactaacatagtgaggtggcttatgtgaacttgcaggcgttcactatgacatcattagcacaacagagactgagtaaagttttagatgctcgaaatctgacacttacacatgaagaaatcaatatggcagatttaatgggattaggaggacctaattattgtactaagacagcagaacttgaagggagagccagggaagatttaaaagcaggacctgttgggattggggatttagagattcttttattgctatgatataatctgccttatgatgactgcattaataataggttgtacagtataattttaatagtattgaatatgtttgtgataacagtgatgtctctatttacaggttgagtttatttcagacacaatgcataactgtgcttgtttagagttgatgttccgtccaaagggttttaagcttcacgggtgagagtgtccaggtgatacatgttgagggaagatgagaacatagcaggttaattgcatgcacgcttacaaacacacatgatttaaatataggccaggccgaaggcctggactttatgtagcttttaaatttacagctcctaacttgcaggaatggcgtggactgtaatgaatgaatggaaaacatgcttacagacacaaacatgacatagatttattttggagggtaaaggtggaatacatggtgctttgtttctgcttagccagtactgaggtaaaaggtgttaaagatacatatgcaataagtgaacaggaaatgtgtgagggtgagccgggtgaaacaaaatgttgtagaaacttgtctaactggtattaacagtaacttttgcatgttatgtatatgcttgaagcaaaaagaggcgtaaatgatgatggaaaattttgaagtgtgttttctagcggacatttaggctgacatagggatggtgtatattttacccggggtgtttttaaatagaactaaaagcgttgctcacacacataaagagtattgagattaggtaaagttaatataatggatagagcccagaacatgatattgtcaaccaactttgaataatgacaggaaccttagatgaacacagtaggttagtaaggtgtagcagagaaaggctgtttgttttttatcccttacaggagaagatttccactagagagggacccagaaaaggagcagagaccacttaagcatgaagtgtttttaagtgggagctggtgttttattactggaccacctagaggacatgaggtggttttctgatttgctgagtcagaggacggctagagagggtcagagcgaaggcagtggacctgggaatggtggtttcggcGCCCATGATaccattaatggatgtagaggtgacagagtgggtcgaggagtgacacaaggaaatggtgtggtgatgtctctggagagacatcaagagagggaattgtaatatttaaagaaattagtttactgctgaactgtatacaaccatcatccttaacattacattaattatcatttcatcaaagtgtttattgaagctgctggcattatgttataagttatattataggggttatcataatcaaatattaacatgtttattacaggtgcggttataactactttaaaatgattgagttaatatatatatatcataactcagagcctgaatatattgttacagtaaaatagtagctgagcaaaggcctgaatgtattcagcttcttgtggtatttgagtttgcttagttacaggtgacgaaaggatgtccagtccatggggacctcaaaggcctgagatcttcaccatatttggagggatggggaacttctgtgtctgcagttatctcttaaaatacatggatgttttgtacatgcaaattatgtgcttgtaaacgcaagaaggggcgttacaataccctgatgttataaaagcaatctagagtgtattttgggtagagatgtacaactgatgttttgcagtttgcacctctccacgctgcgtgcattcattaaaatcaattgtttgaccgacctcttctggaccatcattgttttactctcgtcctcaatttcgaacccgtaacagtgtaaatagactgcagagtcctggcctgacaagGTGTAAACAGCACTTAAACTTTTACTAGAGTACTTTTTTAAcagtagtatttgtacttctacTTCCAAAATTAGAGGTGAATAGGAGGAAGAAAacataacaaagaaataaaataaattatagcCTCCACACATTGTCTCACTGTTTATTGAATTATTGAACAATAATGCagttacagtttttcttttctctccatttATCCTCCCAGTGTGGACATGTCGACATGTCTGCTGCCAGCTGTCTGCTGTCTGAAGACCAGTTTCTGTGCTGCATTTGTCTGGAAGTGTTCACAGATCCAGTCAGTACACCATGTGGACACAACTTCTGCAAGAACTGCATCACTCAGCACTGGAACAGCAGTCCTCTGTGTGAGTGCCCCATCTGTAAAAGGAAGTACTACACAAGACCCGAGCTCCATGTCAATACTTTCATCTCTGAGATGGCTGCTCAGTTCAAGCTGTCAGCTCAGCAagaagccagcagcagcagcaggagatcAGAGCAACAGTCTGCTAAACCAGGAGAAGTTctctgtgatgtttgtactGGGACCAAACTGAAGGCTCTGAAGTCCTGTCTGGTGTGTCTGACCTCCTACTGTGAGACTCACCTGCAGCCTCATCAGACTGTTTCAGGCCTGAAGAGACATCAGCTGATCGACCCTGTTAAGAGCCTGGAACGAAGGATATGTTCAAAACATGATAAACCGCTGGAGATGTTCTGCAAGTCCGATcagatgtgtgtctgtgttgtgtgctCAGTTTCAGACCACAAGCGCCATGATGTTGTTCCTCTGAAAGAGGAATACAAAGTGAAGAAGGCAGGGCTGGAGAAGAAACAGGCTGAAATTCAAGGAATGATCCTGAAGAGACTGGAGAAGATTCAGGAGGTTAAACGCTCTGTGCAGCTCAGTAAGgaagaggcagacagagagctGGAGGGGGGTGTTCAGTTCTTTGGTGATTTGATGGAGTCTATAGAGAGAGGTCTGAATGAGCTGACAGAGGCGGtcaaagagaagcagagaacAGCAGAGAAACAGGCTGCAGACTTCATCAAGGAGCTCGAGCAGGAAATCTTTGAGCTGATGAAGAGAAGCTCTgagatggagcagctctcaaaCTCAGAAGACCACCTCCAGTTCATCCACAACTTCTCTTCTGTGAAAGCTGTTCCACCCACTAAAGACTGGCCCAACACCAGTATCCATCCACCTTCATATGAAGGGATGGTGGTGAGAGCTGTGAGTCAGGTGGAGAAGAAGCTAAATGACCAGATGAAGAGTCTGTTTGAGGACGAGCTGAAGAGAGTCCAGTGGTACAGATGTTATGCCATGCTTGATCCTGATACGGTTCACCCCAGACCCCCCCAGTATAAAGGGAATGATTGTAGATGTGTGTTATCAAATCTGGGTTACTCTTCTGGAAGATTTTATTTTGAGGTCAAGGTTGACAAGTGGTCTGCGTGGACTTTAGGAGTGACCAGAAAGGATAATG is drawn from Pelmatolapia mariae isolate MD_Pm_ZW linkage group LG7, Pm_UMD_F_2, whole genome shotgun sequence and contains these coding sequences:
- the LOC134630258 gene encoding nuclear factor 7, ovary-like, which translates into the protein MSAASCLLSEDQFLCCICLEVFTDPVSTPCGHNFCKNCITQHWNSSPLCECPICKRKYYTRPELHVNTFISEMAAQFKLSAQQEAISDHKRHDVVPLKEEYKVKKAGLEKKQAEIQGMILKRLEKIQEVKRSVQLSKEEADRELEGGVQFFGDLMESIERGLNELTEAVKEKQRTAEKQAADFIKELEQEIFELMKRSSEMEQLSNSEDHLQFIHNFSSVKAVPPTKDWPNTSIHPPSYEGMVVRAVSQVEKKLNDQMKSLFEDELKRVQWYRCYAMLDPDTVHPRPPQYKGNDCRCVLSNLGYSSGRFYFEVKVDKWSAWTLGVTRKDNVKGQVQLSSSNGFWTLCLCSDGYVVSTEPAVHLSLRSKPEKVGVYVHYDEGLVCFYDVSTAALIYSFSDCSFTEKLYLFFSPCSNDGNNIHTGGFGCVIQ